Proteins from a genomic interval of Longimicrobium sp.:
- a CDS encoding heme-copper oxidase subunit III: MDHSHALEAHAAHPAHLDTSTGLDSRKLAFWGFIGSECLLFGSLIATYMAYKGKSLKPPFPHDRVWNGQHVEGVFNMPLITFTTFILLMSSVMMVLALSATQRGDRTWSRNWLIATAIGGAIFAVGQVYEYSHFIHEGLTISSNLFGSSFYLLTGFHGAHVTAGVIYLLTLAWRVHTGKLGPEKSLLVEIGGLYWHFVDVIWIVIFPLVYLIP; encoded by the coding sequence ATGGATCATTCGCACGCGCTGGAGGCGCACGCCGCCCACCCGGCCCACCTGGACACCAGCACGGGGCTGGACAGCCGCAAGCTGGCGTTCTGGGGCTTCATCGGCTCGGAGTGCCTGCTGTTCGGCTCGCTGATCGCCACGTACATGGCCTACAAGGGCAAGAGCCTGAAGCCACCCTTTCCGCACGACCGGGTGTGGAACGGGCAGCACGTGGAAGGCGTGTTCAACATGCCGCTGATCACCTTCACCACCTTCATCCTGCTGATGAGCTCGGTGATGATGGTGCTGGCGCTTTCGGCCACGCAGCGGGGCGACCGCACCTGGAGCCGCAACTGGCTGATCGCCACGGCCATCGGCGGCGCCATCTTCGCGGTGGGGCAGGTGTACGAGTACAGCCACTTCATCCACGAGGGGCTGACCATCTCGAGCAACCTGTTCGGCTCGTCGTTCTACCTGCTGACGGGGTTCCACGGGGCCCACGTGACGGCGGGCGTGATCTACCTGCTGACGCTGGCGTGGCGGGTGCACACCGGCAAGCTGGGGCCGGAGAAGTCGCTCCTGGTGGAGATCGGCGGCCTGTACTGGCACTTCGTCGACGTCATCTGGATCGTGATCTTCCCCCTCGTGTACCTGATTCCCTGA
- the ctaD gene encoding cytochrome c oxidase subunit I yields the protein MASSATLAAPHAHAAAHAEPTGLWSWITTVDHKRIGIMYGVTAFFFFLVGGIEALLIRVQLGVPNNDFVSAELYNQLFTMHALTMIFAALMPLTAAFFNYIIPLQIGARDVAFPRLNALSYWVYFFGVIFFNASILMKLGPNSGWFAYAPITTKQFSPGINMDFYVLGLQILGLSSIIASLNFIVTIINMRAPGMRLMRMPIFTWLTLITSILIVTAMAVFTIAITELMFDRVFGTQFYSVAAGGDPLLWQHLFWMFGHPEVYILILPIMGMVSEVLPTFSRKPLFGYNVMVFSGVLIGWLGWGVWSHHMFAVGMGPIADSFFALSTMLIGIPTGIKVFNWLGTMWGGAIRYTTAMLFSIAFIAMFTIGGISGVMHAAAPSDLQQTDTYFIVAHLHYVFFGGTVLGLWSGIYYWYPKITGRLLSERAGKAHFWLTLIGMNLTFFPMHFLGMLGMPRRIFTYADNMGFNEINLVISAGSFIIALGTLVFAINLALSWKWGKLAGPNPWGAPTLEWSIPSPPPVYNFRTIPVVHSRMPLWEGDPAKDGDIPHGRAEEDTEQVRLMGADLGQVTYPDDENKMSAHDLGIHLPPPSFWPIVLASGISLTFMGLIFRSMDGALHWLWLLTVAGVALTALSIFKFAFEPGHEH from the coding sequence ATGGCATCATCTGCAACGCTGGCCGCCCCGCACGCGCACGCGGCCGCGCACGCCGAGCCGACGGGACTGTGGAGCTGGATCACCACGGTCGACCACAAGCGGATCGGCATCATGTACGGCGTCACGGCCTTCTTCTTCTTCCTGGTGGGCGGCATCGAGGCGCTGCTGATCCGGGTGCAGCTGGGCGTGCCCAACAACGACTTCGTCAGCGCCGAGCTGTACAACCAGCTCTTCACCATGCACGCGCTGACGATGATCTTCGCGGCGCTCATGCCGCTGACGGCCGCGTTCTTCAACTACATCATCCCGCTGCAGATCGGGGCGCGCGACGTGGCGTTCCCGCGGCTGAACGCGCTGTCGTACTGGGTCTACTTCTTCGGCGTGATCTTCTTCAACGCCAGCATCCTGATGAAGCTGGGCCCGAACTCGGGGTGGTTCGCGTACGCGCCCATCACCACCAAGCAGTTCTCGCCCGGCATCAACATGGACTTCTACGTCCTGGGCCTGCAGATCCTGGGATTGTCGTCGATCATCGCGTCGCTGAACTTCATCGTCACCATCATCAACATGCGCGCGCCGGGAATGCGGCTGATGCGCATGCCCATCTTCACCTGGCTCACGCTGATCACGAGCATCCTGATCGTGACGGCCATGGCGGTGTTCACCATCGCCATCACCGAGCTGATGTTCGACCGGGTGTTCGGCACGCAGTTCTACAGCGTGGCCGCCGGCGGCGACCCGCTGCTCTGGCAGCACCTGTTCTGGATGTTCGGCCACCCCGAGGTGTACATCCTGATCCTTCCCATCATGGGGATGGTGTCGGAGGTGCTTCCCACGTTCAGCCGCAAGCCGCTCTTCGGCTACAACGTGATGGTGTTCTCGGGGGTGCTGATCGGCTGGCTGGGCTGGGGCGTGTGGAGCCACCACATGTTCGCGGTGGGCATGGGCCCCATCGCCGACAGCTTCTTCGCCCTGTCGACGATGCTCATCGGCATCCCCACGGGGATCAAGGTGTTCAACTGGCTGGGGACCATGTGGGGCGGCGCCATCCGCTACACCACGGCCATGCTGTTCTCCATCGCGTTCATCGCCATGTTCACCATCGGCGGCATCTCGGGCGTGATGCACGCGGCGGCGCCCTCGGACCTGCAGCAGACCGACACGTACTTCATCGTGGCGCACCTGCACTACGTGTTCTTCGGCGGCACGGTGCTCGGGCTGTGGTCGGGCATCTACTACTGGTACCCCAAGATCACGGGGCGCCTGCTGAGCGAGCGTGCGGGCAAGGCGCACTTCTGGCTGACCCTGATCGGCATGAACCTGACCTTCTTCCCCATGCACTTCCTGGGGATGCTGGGCATGCCGCGGCGCATCTTCACCTACGCCGACAACATGGGCTTCAACGAGATCAACCTGGTGATCTCGGCGGGCTCGTTCATCATCGCCCTGGGCACGCTGGTCTTCGCCATCAACCTGGCGCTCTCGTGGAAGTGGGGGAAGCTGGCCGGGCCCAACCCGTGGGGCGCGCCCACGCTGGAGTGGTCCATCCCGTCGCCCCCGCCGGTGTACAACTTCCGCACGATCCCGGTGGTGCACTCGCGCATGCCCCTGTGGGAGGGCGACCCCGCCAAGGACGGCGACATTCCCCACGGACGGGCGGAAGAGGACACCGAGCAGGTGCGTCTGATGGGCGCCGACCTGGGCCAGGTGACGTACCCCGACGACGAGAACAAGATGTCGGCGCACGACCTGGGCATTCACCTGCCGCCGCCGTCGTTCTGGCCCATCGTTCTGGCCTCGGGGATCTCGCTGACCTTCATGGGGCTGATCTTCCGCTCGATGGACGGGGCGCTCCACTGGCTGTGGCTGCTGACGGTGGCAGGCGTGGCCCTGACCGCGCTGTCGATCTTCAAGTTCGCCTTCGAGCCCGGGCACGAGCACTGA
- the coxB gene encoding cytochrome c oxidase subunit II, translating into MKSVSIPAARTTPPGRAARGMRPLLAAALLALLAACGEDHIKRYPQTTFVPETEMAREQMFLFNLTMWMGIVVGVLTFAGMGYIMWKFRYRPGMPEPKQIHGNTKLEVAWTLLPALIVAVIAVFTVRAIFITQPEPPANALNVRVIGKQWWWEFQYPVGNDTIITANEIHVPINQPVQLLLESDNVLHSFWVPQMAGKRDLITNRVNRLIFTPTVPGVYMGQCAEFCGDSHALMKMRLIAHTPEGFRQWLENEARPALEPTDSTSAVALGKKLVTQGACAGCHVIEGTPMVGRLGPNLTHFGRRRTLAAGIVENNAENLAKWVRNPPAMKPGALMPPQGKAAGGNLTDEQVQYIVAYLQSLQ; encoded by the coding sequence ATGAAGTCAGTCTCCATTCCCGCCGCCCGCACGACCCCCCCGGGGCGGGCCGCGCGCGGGATGCGGCCGCTGCTGGCCGCCGCGCTCCTGGCCCTGCTGGCGGCCTGCGGCGAAGACCACATCAAGCGCTACCCGCAGACCACGTTCGTGCCCGAAACCGAGATGGCCAGGGAGCAGATGTTTCTGTTCAACCTGACCATGTGGATGGGCATCGTCGTGGGCGTGCTGACGTTCGCGGGGATGGGCTACATCATGTGGAAGTTCCGGTACCGCCCCGGCATGCCGGAACCCAAGCAGATCCACGGCAACACCAAGCTCGAGGTGGCGTGGACGCTGCTCCCGGCGCTGATCGTGGCGGTGATCGCCGTCTTCACCGTGCGCGCCATCTTCATCACCCAGCCCGAGCCCCCCGCCAACGCGCTCAACGTGCGGGTGATCGGCAAGCAGTGGTGGTGGGAGTTCCAGTACCCGGTGGGCAACGACACCATCATCACCGCCAACGAGATCCACGTTCCCATCAACCAGCCGGTGCAGCTGCTGCTGGAGTCGGACAACGTGCTGCACTCGTTCTGGGTGCCGCAGATGGCGGGCAAGCGCGACCTGATCACCAACCGCGTGAACCGGCTGATCTTTACGCCCACGGTGCCCGGCGTGTACATGGGCCAGTGCGCCGAGTTCTGCGGCGACAGCCACGCGCTGATGAAGATGCGGCTGATCGCGCACACCCCCGAGGGCTTCCGGCAGTGGCTGGAGAACGAGGCCCGCCCCGCGCTGGAGCCCACGGACAGCACCTCGGCCGTGGCGCTGGGCAAGAAGCTGGTCACGCAGGGCGCCTGCGCCGGCTGCCACGTGATCGAGGGCACGCCCATGGTGGGGCGGCTGGGGCCCAACCTGACGCACTTCGGGCGGCGCCGCACGCTCGCCGCGGGCATCGTCGAGAACAACGCCGAGAACCTGGCGAAGTGGGTGCGCAACCCGCCCGCGATGAAGCCGGGGGCGCTGATGCCCCCGCAGGGCAAGGCGGCCGGCGGCAACCTGACGGACGAGCAGGTCCAGTACATTGTGGCGTACCTGCAGTCGCTGCAGTAG
- a CDS encoding ABC transporter ATP-binding protein: protein MAQARSHAGQQRRSPSDGPPSLAERMRAMRNVPPFLRMVWRTHRGYVLGIAALRLVRAFVPLASLWVGKLIVDEVVAATRGGVPDWDRIGGLVALEFGIVAVGEVAARTGTLLESLLGDLFSNRMSVRLMEHAAELDLQHFEDPAFYDRLERARRQTVGRIALLNQLFGLAQDALTILTLTGTLLAFSPILFGLLVVAVLPSFLGETHFAALGYSLLYQWTPERRKLDYYRMVAASDKTAKEVKLFGLSPYLIEQYRTLADGFYEANRRLAIRRSLASTGLTLLSTLGYYAAYATIIYRTVLGRLTLGDLTLLAGTFSRSRDLIQRMLLSTTELYEQALYLDDLFIFLRLQPSIRRTDASLPFPDPIREGFEFRDVWFRYPDGEEGAADRPDDDPSWVLRGVSFRIRPGARLALVGENGAGKTTVTKLLTRLYEPTRGAVLLDGRPLGDYDPADLHDQAGVIFQDFVRYDMTAEENIAVGRIGDLARDPAAARPRVEGAAQRSLASEVVEALPKRYGQMLGRRFEGGVDLSGGQWQKVALGRAYMRDAQLLILDEPTAALDARAEYEVFQRFSELTAEKMAVLISHRFSTVRMADRIVVLEHGRVLEEGTHDELLALDGRYAELFNLQAAGYR, encoded by the coding sequence ATGGCCCAGGCACGATCGCATGCCGGACAGCAGCGCCGGTCGCCGTCGGACGGCCCGCCGTCGCTGGCCGAGCGGATGCGCGCCATGCGCAACGTCCCCCCGTTCCTGCGCATGGTGTGGCGCACCCACCGCGGCTACGTGCTTGGCATCGCCGCGCTGCGGCTGGTGCGGGCGTTCGTGCCGCTGGCGTCGCTGTGGGTGGGCAAGCTGATCGTCGACGAGGTCGTCGCCGCGACCCGCGGCGGCGTGCCCGACTGGGACCGCATCGGCGGGCTGGTGGCGCTGGAGTTCGGGATCGTGGCCGTGGGCGAGGTGGCCGCGCGCACCGGGACGCTGCTGGAAAGCCTGCTGGGCGACCTGTTCAGCAACCGCATGAGCGTGCGGCTGATGGAGCACGCGGCCGAGCTGGACCTTCAGCACTTCGAGGATCCCGCCTTCTACGACCGGCTGGAGCGCGCCCGACGGCAGACGGTGGGGCGCATCGCCCTGCTCAACCAGCTCTTCGGGCTGGCGCAGGACGCGCTCACCATCCTCACCCTCACGGGGACGCTGCTCGCCTTCTCGCCCATCCTCTTCGGCCTGCTCGTGGTCGCCGTGCTCCCGTCGTTCCTGGGCGAAACCCACTTCGCCGCGCTGGGCTACTCGCTGCTGTACCAGTGGACGCCCGAGCGGCGGAAGCTGGACTACTACCGGATGGTGGCCGCGTCGGACAAGACGGCCAAGGAGGTGAAGCTCTTCGGCCTGTCGCCGTACCTGATCGAGCAGTACCGCACCCTGGCGGACGGGTTCTACGAGGCCAACCGGCGCCTGGCCATCCGCCGTTCGCTCGCCAGCACCGGCCTTACCCTTCTTTCGACCCTCGGCTACTACGCGGCCTACGCCACCATCATCTACCGCACCGTCCTGGGCCGGCTGACGCTGGGCGACCTGACGCTGCTGGCGGGCACCTTTTCCCGCTCGCGCGACCTGATCCAGCGCATGCTGCTCTCCACCACGGAGCTGTACGAGCAGGCGCTGTACCTGGACGACCTCTTCATCTTCCTTCGCCTGCAGCCGTCCATCCGACGCACGGACGCGTCGCTCCCCTTCCCCGATCCCATCCGCGAGGGGTTCGAGTTCCGCGACGTCTGGTTCCGCTACCCGGACGGGGAGGAGGGCGCCGCCGATCGCCCCGACGACGATCCGTCGTGGGTGCTGCGCGGCGTGTCGTTCCGCATTCGCCCTGGCGCGCGGCTGGCGCTGGTGGGGGAGAACGGCGCGGGAAAGACGACCGTCACCAAGCTGCTGACGCGGCTGTACGAGCCCACCCGCGGCGCCGTGCTGCTGGACGGCCGTCCGCTGGGCGACTACGACCCGGCGGATCTCCACGACCAGGCGGGGGTGATCTTCCAGGACTTCGTGCGCTACGACATGACGGCGGAAGAGAACATCGCCGTGGGCCGCATCGGCGACCTGGCGCGCGACCCGGCCGCCGCCCGTCCGCGGGTGGAGGGGGCGGCGCAGCGGTCGCTGGCGTCCGAGGTGGTTGAGGCGCTCCCCAAGCGCTACGGGCAGATGCTGGGGCGGCGCTTCGAAGGCGGGGTAGACCTGTCGGGCGGGCAGTGGCAGAAGGTGGCGCTGGGGCGCGCCTACATGCGCGACGCCCAGCTGCTGATCCTGGACGAGCCCACCGCCGCCCTGGACGCCCGCGCCGAGTACGAGGTGTTCCAGCGCTTCTCGGAATTGACGGCCGAGAAGATGGCCGTCCTGATCTCGCACCGCTTCAGCACCGTGCGGATGGCGGACCGCATCGTGGTCCTGGAGCACGGGCGGGTGCTGGAGGAGGGGACGCACGACGAGCTGCTGGCCCTGGATGGCCGCTACGCCGAACTGTTCAACCTGCAGGCCGCGGGTTACCGTTGA
- the dnaE gene encoding DNA polymerase III subunit alpha — MSFVHLHCHSEYSLLDGANRIGDLIKRAKDFEQPALALTDHGCMYGAWVFQEAAKKAGIKPIVGMEAYVAPGARTDRSKAKGEKGYYHLVLLARDYQGYKNLTKLTSIGYTEGFYGKPRIDREVLQKYSEGLIVTSACLAGEVAQHLMEDRWEQARDAVAWHQETFRDRYYLEVQGHDSPGQEELNRRIFKLAQEMSVPVVASNDAHFLNAHDHQAHDVLLCIGLGKDFSDPNRMKYDGQLYFKNTDEMRERFPGRPDVLENTLRIADECNWSYPKGYQVPAFPVAEKGFTSEAEMLADWVWRGAMERYAKDAPAGADPRTALAPELVERIDYELSVISNPKMDYSGYFLITADFIQWARDHDIPVGPGRGSAAGSIVAFCTGITDCCPIKFDLLFERFLNPERVSMPDIDVDFCFERRGEVIEYVRDKYGRDAVGQIITFGTMKSRAVIKDVGRTLGFAPAETDKLAKLIPNGPAYSLTVEEARDKIPEIKELYEKDARYRQLLEYSSTLEGLSRHSSVHAAGVVIAPGPLDEYVPVCTQSTKGSGGNGESVIVTQYDMTCLEKAGMLKMDFLGLKTLTVIYDTVADIRRRYGALKHPTTGEEYARAEDIPLDDAEVYAMLARGGTAGVFQFESALATEKLRQMKADRFDDLVAANALLRPGPLDMGMDTVYIRRKLGQEPVKYPFPELADVLQPTYGVIVYQEQVMRIAQILSGFTLAEADVLRKAVGKKDAELIAKELGKFVEKAVEKGHPRQQIQDLSDQIEAFGRYGFNKCLPGDTEVLDSSTGRLVRIDDLYHGRATLGTVATCHTDVLKLGHGAVADVVDNGIKPVYRLRTESGREIEATDNHPFFTMGGWKALGALDAGEHIAVPRSLPVEGSATWPEHEVIALGHLLAEGNLCHPHSVYFYNQDPREIADYVAAAEAFGNVRCTFGEKDGTTHVYAAREERREEPGIFAWARRLGMLGKTATQKEVPADAFTLRNRQIALLLSRMWAGDGHINVGDRNVYYATSSSRLARQVQHLLLRLGILGRVREVRFPYRGGWKAGWQVFVTGNENLRRFSMTVAASFLSAERRHAVEQLVLAQPAGGPSKDLVPVAVRGLVRAAKEQSGQTWAQVERAADVSSRDFYPVGTNPNKIGFTRRTIGQLADHFADVQLRAYADSDVLWDRVVSIEYVADKQTYDLEVPGTHNFVANDIIVHNSHSAAYSLVAYQTGWLKVHYPAEFMAALMSSVVDKIDDVVSYIAQCREMGRFIPRVGREGIEVLPPHVNESNWKFTVVGEGVGKIRFGLGAIRGVGEGAVRSIIAARVTEGPFTSMFDLLSRIDLRLCNKRVLEALICAGALDGFDEDGGRSQLLAGLDSAFANAQMIQKERESAQDSFFDMLLGGGDTAAATLVQAPPLPKVDKWTETERLAREKEILGFFISGHPLNRYREDVALFEARSNTSMLKNQKDCKVELACVVTEAARQISKKDGSEWGRITVEDFHGTATVLAFGESWAKYKEVLKQDAPVVIRGAVSNRERDEEDPPLFLDSAVALGDIRESGDVGVQIELASAGMDPAAVAATRDILAKHAGAGALFVVWKNGGGEGEAPRLRSRAVRVAPRDELLMELREALGDDRVRLHRDAAAVVAIQREERFPRRGGGGGGGFSINSSGGE, encoded by the coding sequence ATGTCGTTCGTTCACCTGCACTGCCACTCCGAGTACTCGCTGCTCGACGGCGCCAACCGCATCGGCGACCTGATCAAGCGTGCCAAGGACTTCGAGCAGCCTGCGCTGGCGCTCACGGACCACGGGTGCATGTACGGCGCGTGGGTCTTTCAGGAGGCCGCCAAGAAGGCCGGGATCAAGCCCATCGTGGGCATGGAGGCGTACGTGGCGCCGGGCGCGCGGACGGACCGCAGCAAGGCCAAGGGCGAAAAGGGCTACTACCACCTCGTACTTCTCGCGCGCGACTACCAGGGCTACAAGAACCTCACCAAGCTCACCTCCATCGGCTACACCGAGGGGTTCTACGGCAAGCCGCGCATCGACCGCGAGGTGCTGCAGAAGTACTCCGAGGGGCTGATCGTGACCTCGGCCTGCCTGGCGGGCGAGGTCGCGCAGCACCTGATGGAAGACCGCTGGGAGCAAGCGCGCGACGCCGTGGCGTGGCACCAGGAAACCTTCCGCGACCGCTACTACCTGGAGGTGCAGGGCCACGACAGCCCCGGCCAGGAAGAGCTGAATCGCCGCATCTTCAAGCTGGCGCAGGAGATGAGCGTTCCCGTCGTGGCCAGCAACGACGCGCACTTCCTGAACGCGCACGACCACCAGGCGCACGACGTCCTGCTGTGCATCGGGCTGGGGAAGGACTTCAGCGACCCCAACCGCATGAAGTACGACGGGCAGCTGTACTTCAAGAACACCGACGAAATGCGCGAGCGGTTTCCCGGGCGCCCCGACGTGCTCGAGAACACGCTGCGCATCGCGGACGAGTGCAACTGGAGCTATCCCAAGGGATACCAGGTGCCCGCGTTCCCCGTGGCCGAGAAGGGCTTCACCAGCGAGGCCGAGATGCTGGCCGACTGGGTGTGGCGCGGCGCGATGGAGCGCTACGCCAAGGACGCCCCCGCCGGCGCCGACCCCCGCACGGCCCTCGCGCCGGAGCTGGTGGAGCGCATCGACTACGAGCTGAGCGTGATCAGCAACCCCAAGATGGACTACTCGGGGTACTTCCTGATCACCGCCGACTTCATCCAGTGGGCGCGCGACCACGACATTCCCGTGGGCCCCGGGCGTGGCTCGGCGGCGGGAAGCATCGTGGCGTTCTGCACCGGTATCACCGACTGCTGCCCCATCAAGTTCGACCTGCTCTTCGAGCGGTTCCTGAACCCCGAGCGCGTGTCGATGCCCGACATCGACGTGGACTTCTGCTTCGAGCGGCGGGGCGAGGTCATCGAGTACGTGCGCGACAAGTACGGCCGCGACGCGGTGGGCCAGATCATCACCTTCGGGACGATGAAGAGCCGCGCCGTGATCAAGGACGTGGGCCGCACCCTGGGCTTCGCGCCGGCCGAGACGGACAAGCTGGCGAAGCTCATCCCCAACGGCCCCGCGTACTCGCTGACCGTCGAAGAGGCGCGCGACAAGATCCCCGAGATCAAGGAGCTGTACGAAAAGGACGCGCGATACCGGCAGCTGCTGGAGTATTCGTCCACGCTGGAGGGACTCTCGCGCCACTCGTCCGTGCACGCCGCCGGCGTCGTGATCGCGCCCGGGCCGCTGGACGAGTACGTCCCCGTCTGCACGCAGAGCACCAAGGGCTCGGGCGGCAACGGCGAGTCGGTGATCGTCACCCAGTACGACATGACGTGCCTGGAAAAGGCCGGCATGCTCAAGATGGACTTCCTGGGGCTGAAGACGCTCACGGTGATCTACGACACCGTGGCAGACATCCGCCGCCGCTACGGCGCGCTGAAGCACCCCACGACGGGCGAGGAGTACGCGCGCGCCGAAGACATTCCGCTGGACGACGCCGAGGTGTACGCCATGCTGGCGCGCGGCGGCACCGCGGGGGTGTTCCAGTTCGAATCGGCGCTGGCGACGGAAAAGCTCCGGCAGATGAAGGCCGACCGCTTCGACGACCTCGTCGCCGCCAACGCGCTGCTGCGTCCCGGCCCGCTGGACATGGGGATGGACACGGTGTACATCCGGCGCAAGCTGGGGCAGGAGCCGGTGAAGTACCCCTTCCCCGAGCTGGCCGACGTGCTGCAGCCCACCTACGGCGTGATCGTGTACCAGGAGCAGGTGATGCGCATCGCGCAGATCCTCTCCGGCTTCACGCTGGCCGAGGCCGACGTGCTTCGTAAGGCGGTGGGCAAGAAGGACGCGGAGCTGATCGCCAAGGAGCTGGGCAAGTTCGTGGAGAAGGCGGTGGAGAAGGGCCATCCCCGCCAGCAGATCCAGGACCTGTCGGACCAGATCGAGGCGTTCGGACGGTACGGATTCAACAAGTGCCTGCCCGGCGACACGGAGGTGCTGGATTCCTCGACCGGGCGCCTGGTGCGCATCGACGACCTGTACCACGGCCGCGCCACCCTGGGTACGGTGGCCACCTGCCACACCGACGTGCTGAAGCTGGGCCACGGCGCCGTCGCGGACGTGGTCGACAACGGGATCAAGCCCGTTTACCGCCTGCGTACCGAGTCCGGCCGGGAGATCGAGGCGACGGACAACCACCCGTTCTTCACCATGGGCGGATGGAAGGCGCTCGGCGCGCTGGATGCCGGTGAGCACATCGCGGTGCCGCGCTCGCTCCCGGTGGAAGGCTCCGCTACGTGGCCGGAGCACGAGGTGATCGCGCTGGGGCACCTGCTGGCCGAAGGCAACCTGTGCCACCCGCACTCGGTGTACTTCTACAACCAGGACCCGCGCGAGATCGCGGACTACGTGGCGGCGGCGGAAGCGTTCGGCAACGTTCGCTGCACCTTCGGCGAGAAGGACGGCACCACGCACGTGTACGCGGCGCGCGAAGAGCGCCGCGAGGAGCCGGGGATCTTCGCCTGGGCCCGGCGGCTGGGAATGCTGGGGAAGACGGCCACGCAGAAGGAAGTGCCCGCCGACGCGTTCACGCTCAGGAACCGGCAGATCGCCCTTCTCCTGAGCCGCATGTGGGCCGGCGACGGCCACATCAACGTGGGCGACCGCAACGTCTACTACGCCACTTCGTCCTCGCGGCTGGCCCGCCAGGTTCAGCACCTGCTCCTTCGCCTGGGCATCCTGGGCCGCGTGCGGGAGGTGAGGTTCCCGTATCGCGGCGGGTGGAAGGCGGGGTGGCAGGTGTTCGTCACCGGCAACGAGAACCTTCGCCGCTTTTCCATGACCGTAGCGGCGAGCTTCCTCAGCGCCGAGCGCCGGCACGCCGTGGAGCAGCTGGTCCTGGCGCAGCCGGCGGGCGGGCCCTCCAAGGACCTGGTGCCGGTCGCCGTCCGCGGCCTGGTGCGGGCGGCAAAGGAGCAGTCGGGGCAGACCTGGGCACAGGTGGAGCGCGCCGCAGACGTTTCGTCGCGCGACTTCTATCCCGTAGGCACCAACCCCAATAAGATCGGGTTCACGCGCAGGACCATCGGCCAGCTCGCCGACCACTTTGCCGACGTCCAGCTGCGGGCGTACGCGGACAGCGACGTGCTGTGGGACCGCGTGGTATCCATCGAGTACGTCGCCGACAAGCAGACGTACGACCTGGAGGTGCCGGGCACCCACAACTTTGTGGCGAACGACATCATCGTCCACAACAGCCACTCCGCCGCGTACTCGCTGGTGGCGTACCAGACTGGCTGGCTGAAGGTGCACTACCCGGCCGAGTTCATGGCGGCGCTGATGTCGTCCGTGGTCGACAAGATCGACGACGTGGTGTCGTACATCGCGCAGTGCCGCGAGATGGGTCGTTTCATCCCGCGCGTGGGCCGCGAGGGGATCGAGGTGCTGCCGCCCCACGTCAACGAGAGCAACTGGAAGTTCACCGTAGTGGGCGAGGGCGTGGGCAAGATCCGCTTCGGGCTGGGCGCCATCCGCGGCGTGGGCGAGGGCGCGGTGCGGTCCATCATCGCCGCGCGGGTCACGGAGGGGCCGTTCACCTCCATGTTCGACCTGCTGAGCCGCATCGACCTGCGCCTGTGCAACAAGCGCGTGCTCGAGGCGCTGATCTGCGCCGGTGCGCTCGACGGCTTCGACGAGGACGGCGGGCGCAGCCAGCTGCTCGCGGGGCTGGACTCGGCGTTCGCCAACGCGCAGATGATCCAGAAGGAGCGCGAGAGCGCGCAGGACAGCTTCTTCGACATGCTGCTGGGCGGGGGCGACACCGCCGCCGCCACGCTGGTGCAGGCCCCGCCGCTCCCCAAGGTGGACAAGTGGACGGAGACCGAGCGGCTGGCGCGCGAAAAGGAGATCCTGGGCTTCTTCATCAGCGGCCACCCGCTGAACCGCTACCGCGAAGACGTGGCGCTGTTCGAGGCGCGCAGCAACACGTCGATGCTCAAGAACCAGAAGGACTGCAAGGTGGAGCTGGCTTGCGTGGTCACCGAGGCCGCGCGGCAGATCAGCAAGAAGGACGGTTCGGAGTGGGGCCGCATCACCGTCGAAGACTTCCACGGAACGGCCACGGTGCTTGCGTTCGGCGAGTCGTGGGCTAAATACAAGGAAGTCCTCAAGCAGGACGCGCCCGTCGTCATCCGCGGCGCGGTGAGCAACCGCGAGCGCGACGAGGAGGACCCGCCCCTTTTCCTGGACAGCGCCGTGGCCCTGGGCGACATTCGGGAAAGCGGCGACGTGGGCGTGCAGATCGAGCTGGCGTCGGCCGGGATGGACCCCGCCGCCGTCGCGGCGACCAGGGACATCCTGGCGAAGCATGCCGGCGCCGGCGCGCTGTTCGTCGTCTGGAAGAACGGCGGGGGCGAAGGCGAGGCGCCGCGCCTGCGGTCCCGGGCGGTTCGCGTGGCCCCGCGCGACGAGCTGCTGATGGAGCTTCGCGAGGCCCTGGGCGACGACCGCGTCCGCCTTCACCGCGACGCGGCGGCCGTGGTGGCCATCCAGCGCGAAGAGCGCTTCCCCCGCCGCGGCGGGGGTGGAGGCGGGGGATTCAGCATCAACAGCAGCGGCGGGGAGTAG